One genomic region from Gemmobacter aquarius encodes:
- a CDS encoding single-stranded DNA-binding protein: protein MQNIVILAGNIGQSPEVRTTQGGTKITNFTLATSRPRLSEGRVQRDENGYRVMDTEWHRITCFNGLGKTVADNCEKGMKVMVHGRIHYTKWTDAAGVDRYGCEIIAEKVDFLSRPKAGEGEDPELVDREDQFAG, encoded by the coding sequence ATGCAGAACATCGTCATCCTCGCCGGCAACATCGGTCAGTCCCCGGAAGTCCGCACCACGCAAGGCGGGACCAAGATCACCAACTTCACCCTCGCCACCTCGCGCCCGCGCCTGTCCGAAGGCCGGGTCCAGCGCGACGAGAACGGCTACCGCGTGATGGACACCGAATGGCACCGCATCACCTGCTTCAACGGTCTCGGCAAGACGGTCGCCGATAACTGCGAAAAGGGCATGAAGGTGATGGTCCACGGCCGCATCCACTACACCAAGTGGACCGATGCCGCCGGGGTCGACCGCTACGGCTGCGAGATCATCGCGGAGAAGGTCGACTTCCTGAGCCGCCCGAAGGCTGGTGAAGGCGAAGACCCTGAACTGGTCGACCGCGAGGATCAGTTCGCGGGCTGA